The segment ACGATCACCGCGACGCCGACCAGGTGCCACCAGGCGCTGATGTCGGAGAGGACCCGGACCAGGTTCACGCCGAAGGTGTTGAGCAGGCCGTGCACCACGATGATGACTAGGAAGATCAGGAACGTCCGGCCGGCGGTCACCTCCATGTCGAAGGTGAGGCTGAGGAACGCCGACGTGGTGATGGCGGCGCCGAAGTCGATCGCGGCGGTCACCGCGACCTCACCGAGGAAGTTGAACCAGCCGATGAACCAGGCCCATGCGGCCTTGTTCCGTTTCGCCAGCGCGGCGGCCCACCAGTACAGCGCGCCCGCGGTCGGGTAGGCCGAGCAGACCTCGGCCATGGCCAGGGCCACGAAGGTCACCATGATGCCGACGAACAGCCAGCCCAGGGTGATCGCCATCGGCCCGCCGGCGTTCATGGCGATCCCGTACGAGGTGATCGCACCGGCCAGGATGGAGATGATCGAGAAGGAGACGGCGAAATTGGAGAAGCCGGACAGCCGGCGGTGAAGTTCTTGTTTGTAACCGAGCTGGGCGAGTCGTTCTTCGTCGGTAGTGGAGGCGATGCCTGGATCAGCGCTCATCTGAGTGCTCCCTTGCCCGCAGGGTTGTGACCTGAGCCACGCGATGCCGTGATGATCGCCCCGCGTTGTTACAGGCGTCAATGACGGTGGGTTAATTGCGTTGCCCGGCCCCGGGCCCGGTGCGAGCCTGAAGTCAGGCCAGGGCTGCTCGGACAGCCCTCCCGCGGCGGCGCGGGGTGCGGTCACCTCTCTCTCCCGCGCGCAAGCGCCCGCCCCGCGCCGCCGCACCCAAGACATCGATGAACGAGAACGTTTCCGCAGCTAGTCAGACCTTTCGCGGAAAAAATCTACAGCGGCGACACTAGAAATCGGGCTCGCGGCGGCATACATTTGGCTTGTCGGCCACGGCCGGCACTGCAACAAGGCACAGTCGCTGAGTTGGAGAAGGAGGACGAGATACCGCAGCAACGCGTAATCACCACGTCCCCGAACCGACAAGAGGTGATCGCAGCCGATGCCCAACACTCCGGTCGACTGCTAGCGGCACGCAGCCGGTCGACCACATGCGCCGACAGAGTTCGGCACAAGAATTGAAAATCCAGGGCCCCGGTTACCCGCCGGGGTCCTGGACCATGTGGTAAGGAGATCATGGACAGAGACGCGCCGACCTACAGCATGGGGCGCGCCGCCGAGCTGATCGGCGTGACGCCCGCCTTCCTGCGCAGCCTGGACGACGCCGGCCTGATCGCGCCGGAACGCTCCGACGGCGGTCACCGCCGCTATTCCCGCCACCAACTCGACCTCGCCGCCCGCGTCCGGCAACTGCTCGACGAGGGCATCCTGCTCACCGCCGCCTGCCGCATCGTCTTGCTGGAGGACCGGCTGGCCGACGCGCACCAGCGGATCGCCGACCTCGGCGGCAAGCTGCGCCCCGGCGAGCACACCAGCATCCCCGGGCAGACCCGTCGCGACCTGGGCGCCACCCGCTACTACTCGGCGCCCCGCCCGGAACGGTCGCCCTCCGCACCCTGACCCGGCCTGGCCACCCGCATCCATGACGTGCGATCGTCACCCTCATGCCCCCCGTGATTGCCGACGACTGGCGGCGGCCAGGTCCGACCCCCACCCAGCGCCGCAACGACGTCTGGATCGGGCTCGCGGTAATGGCGGTCGCGGTCCTCAACCTCTTCCTCTCCCGCAGCGCCGGCATCCTGCACAGCGACGACGTGCCGGCCCGCGCCGAGCAGATCGCCTGGGCGGTCGGCACCACCCTGCCGCTGGCCTGGCGCCGCCGGTGGCCGGAGGCGGTCGCGATCGTGATGTCGGTGCTCTTCATCGGCAGCCAGTTCCGGGGCGCCCAGGAGCAGCAGGTCGCGTCCTACGCCCTGTTCGCCGCCATCTACACGCTCGGCGCCTGGGGTCCGGACCACCGGCGGTCCCGGTTCATGCGCCTCGGGATCATCGCGGCGATGTTCGTCTGGCTCACCGTCTCGTTCCTGACGACGGTCGACGAGATGACCAGCGCGGACTTCTCCGGCGCCTCCGGGGAACTGCCGGCGCTCTGGTCGCTGGTGTTCAACATCTACGGACTCAACGTGGTCTTCTTCGGCTCGGTCTACCTGATCGGCGACGCCGCCTGGAACAGCGCCCACCGGCAGCACCAGCTGGAGAACCAGGCCGCCGAACTGCGGGCGGCCCAGGCCGCGGCCGCCGAACGGGCGGTCATCGGCGAGCGCGTCCGGATCGCGCGGGAGCTGCACGACGTGGTCGCGCACCACGTGTCAGTGATGGGCATCCAGGCCTCCGCCTGCCGGCGCGCGATGGACAAGGACCCGGCCCGGGCCCGGACCGCGCTCACCGCGATCGAGGACGGCGCCCGGACCGCGGTGGACGAGCTACGGCGGATGCTGGGCGCGCTGCGCGCCTCCGGAGCGACCACGGACACCGCGGCGGCCGGGATCGACCGGATCCCACAGATCGCCGACAACGCCCGCGACGCCGGGCTGGCCGTGCAGTACGCCGCGTACGGCGAGCAAGTCGCCCTGCCCGACTCGGTGTCGCAGGCCGCGTACCGGATCGTGCAGGAGGCGGTGACGAACACGCTCAAGCACGCGAACGCCACCAGCCTGGACATCCGGGTCCGGTACCTGAGCGGCGGCGTGGAGCTGGACGTCACCGACGACGGCCGGGGCGGGGCGCCGGGCGCGGCGGGCGGGATGGGTCTGATCGGCATGCGGGAGAGGGTGGCTGTGCACGACGGGGAACTGGAACACGGTCCGCGCGGCGGCGGGGGCGGTTATCGGGTGCGGGCTCGTCTGCCGTACGCCGCCGCACTCACCACCGCCGGAGGGAAGCCATGACGATCAGCGTGCTGCTCGCCGACGATCACGCGCTGGTGCGTACCGGATTCCGGGTCATCCTCGAGATGGAGGACGACATCACCGTGGTCGGCGAGGCCGCGGACGGCGCCCAGGCCACCGACCTGGCGCTGCGGCTGCGGCCGGACGTGGTGCTGATGGACGTGGAGATGCCCGGCGTCGACGGGCTGGAGGCCACCCGCCGGATCGCCGCACAGGGCGGTCCCTCGGTGCTGATCCTGACCACCTTCGACCGCGACGACTACCTGTTCGCCGCGCTGCAGGCCGGGGCCAGCGGGTTCCTGCTGAAGAACGGCACGCCGGAGGCCCTCACCGAGGCGGTCCGGGTGATCGCCGCCGGCGACGCTCTGCTGGCACCCGCGGTCACCCGCCGGGTCATCGCCGAGTTCAGCACGCCCCGGCCGCGGAACCCGGAACCGGGCGCCCGCCTCGACGAGCTGACCCCGCGCGAGCACGAGGTGCTGATCCTGCTGGCCGGGGGCGCCACCAACGCCGAGATCGCGACCGAGCTGCACCTCGGTGAGACGACCGTGAAGACGCACGTCAGCCGGGTGTTGACCAAGTTGGGGGCGCGGGACCGGACGCAGGCGGTGGTTCTCGCGTACGAGCTCGGGGTGGTCCGTCCTTCGCAAGGATGACCCGGCCGGGTCGTTCCCGCGCCGGACGACACAGACATAGATCAACGCCTAGCGTGAGTTCATGACCACCGTCCTCAACGTCGATGCCGTCAACCGGTCCTTCGGCGATCGCCAGGTCCTCAAGGACGTGTCGTTCGCGGTGGAATCCGGCCGGCTGACCGGGTTCGTCGGTGCCAACGGCGCCGGCAAGACCACCACCATGCGGATCATCCTGGGCGTGCTCGCCGCCGACTCGGGCGCGGCGACCTGGAAGGGTGCGCCGATGAACCGGGCCATCCGGTCGCGCTTCGGCTACATGCCGGAGGAGCGCGGGCTCTACCCGAAGATGACCGTCGCCGAACAGGTCGTCTATCTGGGCCGGCTGCACGGGATGAGCACCGGGGACGCCAAGCGCAACACCACCGGCCTGCTCGAGCGCCTGGAGCTGGCCGAACGGGCCGGAGACCCGGTGGAGAAGCTGTCGCTCGGCAACCAGCAGCGCGCCCAGATCGCCGCGGCGCTGGTCCACGACCCGGAACTGCTGGTCCTGGACGAGCCGTTCTCCGGTCTGGACCCGCTCGCCGTCGACAACGTCGTGACGGTCCTGCGCGAACGGGCCGCCGCCGGCACCGCGGTGCTCTTCTCCAGCCACCAACTGGACGTCGTCGAGCGCCTCTGCGACGACCTGGTGATCATCGCCGACGGCACGATCCGGGCCGCCGGCAGCCGCACCTACCTGCGTGAGCAGTACGCGTTGCCGCGCTACTCGGTCGAGGTCGGCGCCGACGCCGGCTGGCTGCGCGACGAACCCGGGGTGACTCTGGTCGAGCTGGACGGCCCGCGCGCCGTCATCGACCTGGACCCGGTGACCGACGACCAGCAGGTGCTGCGGTCCGCCCTGGCCCGCGGCCCGGTCCGCGCGTTCGGCCCGGTCCGCCCCTCCCTCGCCGAGATCTTCCGAGAGGTTATCCAGTGACCACGTTCCAAGCCACCCGGCTGGTGGCGGCCCGGGAGCTCCGCGCCAAGCTGCGGGACAAGGCGTTCATCTTCAGCACGTTGTCGTTCCTGTTCATCCTGATCGCGTCGATCGTCGTGCCGACCCTGCTGGAGAGCGGCCCCACCAAGGTCGCGGTGACCGACACCGCGTCGGTGGCGCCCCTGCAGCAGGCCGGTATGGAGGTCCAGCAGGTTCCCGACGAGGCGACCGCCGAGCAGCTGGTGCGTGACGGCGAGGTGGAGGCCGCGGTGGTCGCCGGGCCCCGGGTGATCGCCCTAGAGGACGCGCCGGGCGACGTGGTGGACGCGCTGAGCACCGCACCCCCGGTCGAGCTGCTCGACGCCCCGGCGTTCAACCCGGCCCTGGCGATCTTCGTGCCACTGGCCATCGCCATGCTCTGCTACATCACGTCGCTGCTCTTCGGGCTGCAGATCGCGCAGAGCGTGGTCGAGGAGAAGCAGACCCGGATCATCGAGATCCTGGTCTCCAGCATTCCGCCCCGGGCGCTGCTCGCCGGCAAGGTCGCCGCGATGACGCTGCTCGCCTTCGCCCAGATCCTGGTACTGACGGTGATCGCCCTGGTCGGCACCACGATGACCGACATCGACAGCGGCCTGCTCACCGCACTCCGGCCGGCTCTCGGCTGGTTCGTGCCGTTCTTCGTGCTCGGCTTCATCATGCTGGCCGCGATCTGGGCCGGCACCGGCGCGCTCGCCGCCCGCCAGGAGGACCTCGGCAGCACCTCCGGAACGGTGCAGATGGTGGTGCTCATCCCGTTCTTCGCGGTGATCTTCCTGCGGGACAACGCCGCGGCCCTGCAGTTCCTCTCGTACTTCCCGTTCTCCGCGCCGATGGCGATGCCGATCCGGATCTTCCAGGGTGACGCCGCCGGATGGGAGCCGTTCGTGGCGCTGGCGATCCTGGCGCTCACCTCGGTCGCCCTGCTCGCGGTCGGCGCCCGGATCTACGAGGGTTCGCTGCTGCGCACCAACACGCGGACGTCCTTCGCGACGGCGTGGCGCTCCCGCTCGACGGTGAGCTGAGACGCCCGTTGCAGGTGCCGGGTCGATGATCCCCAGTCGGTGGACATCGCCCGGCACCTGCGGGCAGGATCAAGGACATGTCGATGCGCTGGGGCATGACCGTGCCGCTCAGCGGCGTCTCGCTCGCCGAGCACGCCGCCGTCTACTCGGCCCTGGCCGATGCGGGTTTCACCGACGTCTGGTCGGCGGAGGTGGCCGGCACCGACGCGTTCACCCCGCTGACCCTGGCCGCCGCCTGGGAGCCCCGGCTGCGGCTGGGCACCGCGATCGCGCCGGTCTTCACGCGGGGACCGGGCCTGCTGGCGATGACCGCGGCGGCGCTGGCCGAGACCGCGCCGGGCCGGTTCCAGTTCGGCATCGGGGCCTCCTCGCCGGTGGTCTCCGGCGACTGGAACGCTGCCGACTTCGTGAAGCCGTTCGCGCGCAGCCGCGACATGCTCCGCTTCCTGCGCGCGGCGCTGGCCGGCGAGATGGTCGACGAGCAGTTCGAGACGTTCCGGGTGCGGCGCTTCCGCCTGGAGCGGCCGCCCGCCACCCCGCCGCAGATCATGCTGGCTGCGCTGCGCCCGCAGATGCTGCGCCTCGCCGCCGCCGAGGCCGACGGCGTGATCCTCAACTGGCTCTCCCCCGGCGACGTCGGCACCGCCCTCGCCGAGACCAAGGCGGCCGGGCCGGGCTTCGACGTGGCGGCCCGGATCTTCGTGATCCCGACCGAGGACATCGGCTACGCCCGCACGATCGGCCGTCGCATGATCACGTCGTACCTCACCGTGCCGGCGTATGCGGCCTTCCACCGCTGGCTCGGCCGGGAGACGGTGCTGGCCCCGATGTGGCAGGCGTGGGAGTCCGGCGACCGTAAGGGCGCGCTGGCCGCGATCCCCGACGAGCTGGTCGACGAGCTGATCGTGCACGGGTCACCCGAGCAGTGCCGCGAGCGCGTCCAGGCGTATGCGGAGGCCGGGATCACCGTCCCGGTCATGGCGCTGACCCCGACGCCCGAGCTGGAGCGCGGTGGCGCGAAGGCCCTGGGCGAGCTGATCGCCGCGCTCGGCCGCTGACCCCTCAGCCGCCGTCCGGCGCCTCCCGCAGCTGTTCCAGCAGCTCGCTCTGGACGGCCGCACCGCGTTCGGCCGCCCGCGGTTCGCGCTTCCGGTTAATCCGTTGACCCTGATGCCAGGCTGAGGGCATGTCGATCGAGATCAGACCATTCACTGCCGCCGACATCGATGCGGTCGTCGAGTTCGCGTTGCGGGCGTGGGCGCCGGTCTTCGAGTCCTTCGAGAAGGTTCTCGGGCCGGAGATCTTCCCGCTGGCGTATCCGAACTGGCTGGAGTCGCAGGCCCGCGACGTGACCCGGACCTGCACCGAGCACGCGGAGCACACGCTCGTGGCGGTCCTCGACGGACGGCCGGTCGGGTTCGCCGCCTCGATCTACGACGAGGGCGCGTCCAGTGGGGAGATCGAGATGATCGCGGTCGACCCGGAGCACCACCGGCAGGGCATCGCCGCCGCGCTGATCGAGGAGTCACTCGGCCGGATGCGCGCGGCCGGGCTCAAGCTGGCCGGCGTCGGCACCGGCGGCGATCCCGGGCACGCGCCGGCCCGGGCCGCCTACGAGAAGGCCGGTTTCACCCCGCTGCCGCTGGTCCACTATTACCAGGCGCTCTGAGCGCAACCATCTGCTTGAGCCCGGCGGCCGCGTTGTGGCCGGGACCAGGCAGCCGGATCGCGCGGCTCGGCGGGACGGGGTAGTCGGGTTTCGGGGCGGGGAAAACCCGTACCGATAGAAAAGCGCACCCCGGGTGAGCATCCCGGGGTGCGTGCTCTCTGGGGGGTCACTCGCCGTCGGCGAGGATGGCGTAAAGCTTGCGCTTCGTCTCGTTGAGCACCTCCAGCGCCTTCTGGCGCTGCTCGGGGGTGCCGGTGAAGCCGACCTGCTTGAGGGCGCTCATGATGCCGACCGCCGCGTCGCGGAAATCCTGCACCTGCGACATCGCGTCGGCGCCGAACTGGGCCCACGGCGGATTCTGCGCGGCGGCCTCGGCCTCGGGCCGGCCGTCGGCGGTGAGCTGGTAGCTCTTGCGGCTGCCCTCGGCGGTCGCCTCGATCAGGCCCTCGTCCTCCAGCATC is part of the Actinoplanes sp. NBC_00393 genome and harbors:
- a CDS encoding GNAT family N-acetyltransferase, giving the protein MSIEIRPFTAADIDAVVEFALRAWAPVFESFEKVLGPEIFPLAYPNWLESQARDVTRTCTEHAEHTLVAVLDGRPVGFAASIYDEGASSGEIEMIAVDPEHHRQGIAAALIEESLGRMRAAGLKLAGVGTGGDPGHAPARAAYEKAGFTPLPLVHYYQAL
- a CDS encoding sensor histidine kinase — translated: MPPVIADDWRRPGPTPTQRRNDVWIGLAVMAVAVLNLFLSRSAGILHSDDVPARAEQIAWAVGTTLPLAWRRRWPEAVAIVMSVLFIGSQFRGAQEQQVASYALFAAIYTLGAWGPDHRRSRFMRLGIIAAMFVWLTVSFLTTVDEMTSADFSGASGELPALWSLVFNIYGLNVVFFGSVYLIGDAAWNSAHRQHQLENQAAELRAAQAAAAERAVIGERVRIARELHDVVAHHVSVMGIQASACRRAMDKDPARARTALTAIEDGARTAVDELRRMLGALRASGATTDTAAAGIDRIPQIADNARDAGLAVQYAAYGEQVALPDSVSQAAYRIVQEAVTNTLKHANATSLDIRVRYLSGGVELDVTDDGRGGAPGAAGGMGLIGMRERVAVHDGELEHGPRGGGGGYRVRARLPYAAALTTAGGKP
- a CDS encoding MerR family transcriptional regulator codes for the protein MDRDAPTYSMGRAAELIGVTPAFLRSLDDAGLIAPERSDGGHRRYSRHQLDLAARVRQLLDEGILLTAACRIVLLEDRLADAHQRIADLGGKLRPGEHTSIPGQTRRDLGATRYYSAPRPERSPSAP
- a CDS encoding LLM class F420-dependent oxidoreductase, whose amino-acid sequence is MSMRWGMTVPLSGVSLAEHAAVYSALADAGFTDVWSAEVAGTDAFTPLTLAAAWEPRLRLGTAIAPVFTRGPGLLAMTAAALAETAPGRFQFGIGASSPVVSGDWNAADFVKPFARSRDMLRFLRAALAGEMVDEQFETFRVRRFRLERPPATPPQIMLAALRPQMLRLAAAEADGVILNWLSPGDVGTALAETKAAGPGFDVAARIFVIPTEDIGYARTIGRRMITSYLTVPAYAAFHRWLGRETVLAPMWQAWESGDRKGALAAIPDELVDELIVHGSPEQCRERVQAYAEAGITVPVMALTPTPELERGGAKALGELIAALGR
- a CDS encoding response regulator transcription factor, which translates into the protein MTISVLLADDHALVRTGFRVILEMEDDITVVGEAADGAQATDLALRLRPDVVLMDVEMPGVDGLEATRRIAAQGGPSVLILTTFDRDDYLFAALQAGASGFLLKNGTPEALTEAVRVIAAGDALLAPAVTRRVIAEFSTPRPRNPEPGARLDELTPREHEVLILLAGGATNAEIATELHLGETTVKTHVSRVLTKLGARDRTQAVVLAYELGVVRPSQG
- a CDS encoding ABC transporter permease; this encodes MTTFQATRLVAARELRAKLRDKAFIFSTLSFLFILIASIVVPTLLESGPTKVAVTDTASVAPLQQAGMEVQQVPDEATAEQLVRDGEVEAAVVAGPRVIALEDAPGDVVDALSTAPPVELLDAPAFNPALAIFVPLAIAMLCYITSLLFGLQIAQSVVEEKQTRIIEILVSSIPPRALLAGKVAAMTLLAFAQILVLTVIALVGTTMTDIDSGLLTALRPALGWFVPFFVLGFIMLAAIWAGTGALAARQEDLGSTSGTVQMVVLIPFFAVIFLRDNAAALQFLSYFPFSAPMAMPIRIFQGDAAGWEPFVALAILALTSVALLAVGARIYEGSLLRTNTRTSFATAWRSRSTVS
- a CDS encoding ABC transporter ATP-binding protein, which produces MTTVLNVDAVNRSFGDRQVLKDVSFAVESGRLTGFVGANGAGKTTTMRIILGVLAADSGAATWKGAPMNRAIRSRFGYMPEERGLYPKMTVAEQVVYLGRLHGMSTGDAKRNTTGLLERLELAERAGDPVEKLSLGNQQRAQIAAALVHDPELLVLDEPFSGLDPLAVDNVVTVLRERAAAGTAVLFSSHQLDVVERLCDDLVIIADGTIRAAGSRTYLREQYALPRYSVEVGADAGWLRDEPGVTLVELDGPRAVIDLDPVTDDQQVLRSALARGPVRAFGPVRPSLAEIFREVIQ